The Kryptolebias marmoratus isolate JLee-2015 linkage group LG21, ASM164957v2, whole genome shotgun sequence genome segment GATTTGATTTGTTCTTGCACTCATATCTTCGGCTGAAGCCGGGTTCACACTGTGCCATTTCAGCCATCATTAAGAACGACTGAACATTGCACAGTGGAGTCAGGCTTAAGTTGAGGTAAATATTTCTTGGGTGGAGAATCTCTGCAGCTGACATGTAACATAACTTAGTacttccttgttttgttttcctcctgatATGCAGCGTTTCAAtctgtgttgctgttttggcACTCTGCAGTCACACTGTCACTTTtcgtttctcttttttttctttttgagtgtTTAAAGCTGTGAAGTTTTTCTACTTGACGCATTTACCTGCGTGCAATGTTTTCAAATGTAGCTCCTCCAGCCAGCATTTACAGCCTCGCATGCTTTAACTTCACAGAATCATTGTTGATGCAGACTTTAGCTTTGAAAGTGACACTTTACCCTTTCTgtgtttaaattctgtttctcatGAGTTCAGTTGGTCCTGTAACCGTGTGATGAGGGACGTCCTGATTATCCTACATTAATataggtgtgtgtttgtctgcatgtttgttttctagTGGATTTTGGGGGGAAAATGCAGCTGTTGTCTGCTGGAAATGAGAAAAATTGCACTATTGACAGCACTCAAGTGTGAATTataatttattatcatttatcaagtgtttagttatgtttagaTTCATGTAGATGTTTGTAGAATCTTTTTCatagtaaaaaataatgatACTTTTAATACTACAGTTGTAATCTGCCTTTTTTGCTACACAGAAATACTCTAAAAATACCTTTTGTTAAATCTATCCTGTAAAACATGATGACACGTTTGTGTAACTGATTATTGTGTTCCTTTCACTTGTATTTTTTCAACTTGATAAAAGAGCTAGAGGCATTTTTCCAGAgtattcagataaaaaaaaatgatattttgtACAGCAACTCaggtgtagtgtgtgtgtgtgttttgaccaGCACTGTTGTGACAGATGGCACTAATCCtcatgttgtattttctttagTAACTCAGGCACTTATTACATTTGATGGACAATTAAATTTCTCtggtgagttaaaaaaaaaaaaaaaaaaaaaagactggatgaataatgtgaaaaaataaacaaactgaggtGCAGGAGCTGAATCTGTGTGGTCTTTGCTGCCCTCTGGTGGTCATTTATTGACATAACTTTCAGATCCACAGGtctaattgtgttgtttttaaatctgatagAATATAGTAATCTAAAGATAATTATTACATATTTGTGTAGGGTTTGTGTTAATCTTATGGAGCATTTATGACGGGGCATTCTACAATTATTCACTCAAAGATAGAAATGCTTCATATTTATGTATTCAGttcaataatatatatatatatatatatatatatatatatataaatataaaaattcccttctcaccctccgcgggtggtctttgtttcattctctgagctcgggtcctctaccagacgATCGatcgatatatatatatatatgttttattcatattgtgccaatttacagtaaattaatctcagattaaagtgaaaaagctgaaagtctTAGGTGGTTTGACAATGAATGATGGTTCAACAAACAGATCAATACAGAGTtactttgttgtatttaaattcAAGCTATAGCAATGTCTGCTCACTGTGTCCTGTCTCCAGCTTGACCACAGGGTTGATGAGGAACAGCGGGCCTCTGAGCAGGACTTTtacatctgtaaaaactgtgatatatacagtacatgtgCTGAAAGTGACTTTTTGaaccacacaaaataaaatttcaacatCTTAATGTCTTTTATACGCGTGAGAAAATATTCCGATGtaattttatttgcacaaacGTTCAGAATTCATGTTGGGACTCTGTAGAGACGACACATGCTGAGATGGTAACAGCAGAAAATGTATGTGttttgaaaaagaacaaaactaaacatacagAGGTATACAAAACCAGCCACAAAAAGATGTGGGAGCAAAATCCCAAAGGGTGAAGATGACATCCAGGTTgctcatgaaaacaaacagaaactgccACATGGAGGATAAATACTGCAGAGGTTGATAAGCAAAGTCCGATCTAATAAACAGAACTGGGGGGGGGTGTCAGGGTCAGGTAGGAGAGGCTGCGCTCAACATGCAAGGGAGGATATCGTGAGAACATTTCAGAGGCAGTTTCTTTATCTTAATTGCTGCCTAGCGGGATAAAAAGTCCATGAACGTCCTTATAGAGCTCCGTATTCACGTACGCTCGGGCTACTTCCTTGAATGTGCAGCCAtcgaggatcaggaggaaaccagactgaccCGGGTTGGAGTTGATGACCGATACCAGGACCACTCctagaaacaggaagtgatcagAACGTCTCATAGCCATCAAAATTATAGcaacaaaaagatgcaaaacttGAACCCAAGGTTCTGCAGATGACTCAGGACACTCACCGTCGTCCTCCGACTCTGCGTTTGGTCTCGGGACGAAGACCGGCTCTGACGGACAGCAGTTCTTCTCATCCCAGTAAACCATCGTTTTCGTCTCCGTGTCAAACTTTGCAATCTGAAATAAATGTCACAACAAATAACTTGAATATATTTAAACGTAGGAAGGAAGGAACAGAGCACAGCAGCTGCATTTACAGACATAAAATGTTAGCTTATGTGCGCCTTGAAGAATTATAAAATCACCTGCAACTCTTTCTCTGACAATAAATCACTGAAGTTAATGTTTGCAGGATTCCTGTTTCAAAAACGCATCATTAACCATCTGTAGTCCTGATGAATGGAGGCTCAGATGCAGTAGAAACAGACTTCTGTGCTCTTCCTGGCCTTGGGACTCTCATGGAggccatttttgtctctttctaaTCGTCGAATCATGAAATTTGACCCTAACTGAGACGAGTGAGGCCTGCAGGGCTAAAGATGTTGTTCTGGGTTCTTTTGAGTCCTCCTGGATGAGTCGTCGATCCACTCTTCCttgttttctccatttgtggATAATAGGTCCATTTACGTGATTTCCTGATTCTGCAGCTGTGGCAGTAATCAGGCCTGGGTGCGGTGAATTCAATTTGAGCTCAGCTCATTCATGATTTAACAAGGAGGCACTTACTTTTTCACCCAGGGCCAGGTTGGTTGGGTAACTTTTTTGCTCTAACAAATGAAATCTTGGTTtgaaaactcagttttttttatttactcaggttatctttgcctgaaatcaaaatttgtttgctgatctggaacatttaagtgtgacaaagTTCCGTTTCACAGCATGGTTTATCTAATTGCACAATCCCTGCAGGTTTTGTCATAGTTTATGGTGGTCGTTTTGagtttgttcctgtttggtttggagTTTATGCTCTGAATTAGCTGTGGTCGTTTCCCTCCATCTTTGTCTTTAACTGTCCTCAGCAGtccctggttccagctccttaCAGATttccattagtaatcagcacacctgttttcACTCCTCACCCTCCCAGTATTTGTCTCCTGCTCTCCCACATTTAGGTCCATTCAGCTGCAACTAAACAACAGATTTACTGCAACTATCTTAAACTATTAtgacttattttagtttgaaatagtTAACATTGCAGATCTGTAGTTATATTACGTTAAAATTCTTTGATAAAGGGTGAACATGATGCAGGTCCAAACAAAGGGCTTTCCTTTGCGGAACAAGGACTTGTGACTTTTAATGACTCAGATAGCGTAGCGTGTGGAAATATCACAAAACGGGAACAATCCATATCTCACAAACGCCCTGTAATAAACTCTTATTTCAGAATTGTTATATTTAGTTTCAGCAGATACAACGTCGGAGGTCCTCGGGTTCATCTGGTCACTGTTCCTTCACTGCGCTGTGATAACAGCTAATACAGAAACACTGTAAACTCCAAGACCCCAGCACTGTGACTCTgcaagttttctgtttgttgcttcTTGTTGTGATGCACAAATACACCCAACTGAGCCATAAAAATACTTCTTCTGCTGTTGAGCCAACAGACTATTGAAACCTCAAAGCTTTAAGAACATTGTGTTGCATCCTCAGGTAATTCTCAATCATGCATTTTCCTTTCCTACATGTGAGGAACAATGCTGACAGGAACAATCTGTTTCCcctaaaatgtgcatttaagaACTTTGTTCTGAAGAAGTTTGCAAATTAAAAGGCTTTCCTGACACTTTTTAAGCTCTCAGACACATAAAAGACGGATGTTCCCAGAAGTACAGCTGTGCattcatcaaattaaaaaataataaaaaggaatgTCACCTGTGTTGTTAATGCAGATTCCTCCACAATGTTTCCATAGACAAACTGGTGCTTCTTGCCATTGAAGTCATAATTAATTCTGGGCAATTCAAAACCTGATGGaaataaaatcacagattttgctttttcatttattaaaaacaaaaaagtaaaacaaaagtgagCTTAATAAATGTAGGTTCAAGGTTAAACAAActgtcagacaaacaaagcGAACGATTCGGTAGAATCCAAAGTGcaggcaaataaaaaatgggtGGGCTGATAAGCAGATAAGAAGTAAAGGCTGGGAGATCAGGTGATGCAGCAGGGTGAGATGGACACATGTAGGTCACAGGAACACAAGCGATGAGAAAACTGATCATCTGGTAGAGAAATCCTGAATGGATCTGCTGGGTTTACCTTCACAGAGCACCTCTGCCTGACACGTGAGTTTGCCTTCTTTTTCCTTCACAGCACTGGCTCCTGTGTACTTGAGTTTCACCATGTTTTCTCCCACTGCAACACTCTAATAATAAAAGTAAGcaagattattattttaaaggcaCAGCCTGAAATccatctcagtttgtttttcttccccacCTTGTCAGAGTGAATGGGAAGAACAAATCTTCGATAGCTTGGTTTGGAGTAGCCTTCGCTTTGGGAACCAGCAGCTTCCTTCAGCTTGCTCAGGTAGAACATCTCGTAGAGGCTGATGTCGTTGTAGGCGATGACATCAAAGACCACGTGACCATCATCCTCAAAAGCATTCACATGATGATAGACGACCATTGCTCCAGTGTAGTACTTCATCTCGACCTCTTTGCCCGTATTTTTGTCGATCAGGTGGATCAGAGtctaataaaaatagaaatatattgTTATTCACCATCATCTACGCTTCTAGATGAACAAAACTATGGACTAAAGGCAACAGAACTGCTGACATTTTCATTCGGGAAGTACTTCATGCAGCTCGCCCAGTTCACTCCCCTCATGTaggcggtggccatcttgaggaTGTCCAGCTTGAAGGGCTGCTCGATGAAGATGATGTAGTTGTCTGTCATGCCAaagctgtggtagtagctgggcgAGAGGAGAGAGCGGCAGGGAACGGTGCAGACCACCTGCGCCTTCTTCAGGGCAGGAACCTTCTTGCCTTTCTCTAAAAGGTGACAGTAAGAAGATTTAGGCTTCTTATGTTTGTAACCTCATAGTTTCCCAAAACCTGCATGTCCTTCAGGATTTATGagatctttaaaaagttgtttatatcacaaacacaaatgcaccTTCATCAGTTTTAGGCCTTTCCTCAGTCTGTCTAAAATAATCTagagttaaattatttttccactatatttttattcttatatttTCTTTGCAGCGCTAAGCAAACTGCATCCAAAGTTTGTAAGGAGCTAAAGGAAAACTTAGTTCAATGTTCAAGGTAACCTTATTATCTCGAAGGGGCAATTAGGTTCACAGCTGACAGTAGAtcataaaacaaaccaacaacattTACAGTTAAAGGTTTGGAATTCATTAACGGATGTTTATCGAAaggttattttctgaaagtttcattaaaatcaatccacTGATTCGTGAGATAGTTTGTTAGaggtaaagacaaacaaacgcacactTCCTTACAGACACGGGCAGAAACAGTATCAGTGGGCAATAGTCAGCATATTTTTATGCTGAAGATAACAAAAAATGAACCCTGGATTTGAATGCAGAGCAGCAATATGTCGAACACAgttaaagagaagagaaaagactATCTGAAGGTGTGGATTATATAACCTGCCTGTCTCTGAAACAGCCGGGACTTTGAACAGCGTGTATTTGGTCTTCCCCTTCTCTGCGATTGAAGTTCCAAAGTTGTAGGCATTGCCTTCCGTGTCGTAGTGTGGATGGGATGTAGCCAAGTTTACCGGCAGAAACTTCAAGTAGTCCACCTGTTGGAGCCGTAAGTCATCAGCTTGGAAGCAAACGTTTTAACAAAAACCATCAGGATTATTAGTTTGTTACCTTGTCTTGAGTTTCAAGGGTTACCGGATCGATCTTGCGGATGTAGTTGGTCTCAGAAGTTGCGTAATAGTCCTTTCCGTACTTTATGATGTTGCTCGCACCGTTGTCAGTGAAGTCAGGCACAGTGTGGTTCAGAAAAGTGATCGCCCTGAAAACATGTACCAGAAAACCGTTGATTTTACTGAAGGGaagcagaaaacaatcaaagaGCTGATCTGTGCTCCAACACAAAACACTAAGTTAGGCATTTGTGCCTTTGTCATCATTGATTACTTCCGTTTTTAAAGCTATAACATGTCAGATGCCGTTCTATAACTTCTACTGTGTAGCCAAGCATCTAGTCTGttgtgttagctaaatatctcatgaactgctggaccagttttaataaaactttcggAAGGTTTTTgctgccgcagccaactgacccaagaaaacacagaaacgacTCTAACCCTGTTAAGACTCCCATTACTAACAGATCTCACtctatcacatgagattgtgcgtGTCATTtacaagtttgaccaaaacaacccCCACTCTGTCCCCTCTGaagataagatgatcttagtttcatATTTTGGCACAAAACGCAGTGGGTGATAAgcattttttaagaaatactAGGCCTTTGTTTCTTACAGTTGTTGCttacttgaaaataaagttcttGCTGGGGTCTGGATAGGCCATCGTTCCCATTTCAGACACAACTATCCTGTTTGCAGCCATGTTTGCAATGTAGGTGTCACTCCTGAGGAACCTGCTTCTGTGGGTCACTTCGcctggaaaacagaaacaaaaacaatgtcctcatccatccatccatccatccattttctccaaacaaaaaagaaaaggtttcagATACTGAATAAAAACTGCTCCTCTTACCATCTTTGACGGTGAAGCTGGTCAGGATCGACATCCCATCAAACCAGTGCTCATAGCTGGTCTCCCCCACGGAGAAGATCCCAGGTCCGTTACGCAGGAGCGTGCCCTGCAGCCAGCTGGGAATGCTTcctgttgtaaaataaaacacatcagctCATGCAGTCAAGTTTATGTCAACACGTTTGTTGCTTCACAGCCAAACGAACCTTTAACTTCTGCCTTACACGGCTCCAGCCGCTCCTTGGCGTTTTTGGACAAGTCAGTGCTCATGTTTGCTGACGGTGCAGAGGGAATACAGCAATCAGTGCAGATCCCTGCTTTTAAAGCTCTCCGCTTGGTTGGGGGCATGGCAAAGGAGGCGTTATCTTATCTGTCATTAAagccttcttcctcctccttccagaGAAATCCTATTCTGCACGCTTTCATTTCCAtaagacagtaaaaacaaagtgaagaaaTCCTTTTAACTGTTGCTACTTCTCATTCACTTTTTAATATGATCCATTTTCAAATTtctgattttatgtttgttttgggCTTCATGCTGAAACATGAACACTTCTGCATCTTTTGCAACCAAATTAAAACATCTACAAACCACTGAAAGGTGATCAGTCATTCATTCTGTATTTTTAGGATTAGACCCACATTTatgaataataaacacaaagatttgtctttttgtgtgtcaCTGCCAGACTTCAGAGCATAAACTTAGTCTAATCATAGTTTTATCAATTTATAAGATTAAAAAACTCTTTTATGGCCTTATTAGATGTCACTGTTATTACCTGTGTGCTTCATTTCTGACATTATGAAGAGTTTCTGTATAGAATGATGTGAAGTAACTTTGTATCGGTCTCATAATAAATGACTTGAGTTTCGATGGAAGCTGTGGCTCAAAGTTAAAGACAGGGTAAGAATTTCTGCTACATCcagttagtgtttttgttttttgttgttttctacagTGGTATGCAGACGTCACTACATGTGCGTGAGAAGAATTTCCTGTTTGTAAAAGTCTGACTCGGTctataattatttctttttgtccttACTTTATAAATGATAACAACAGATGTGGATCCACTCTGCCTTAAGTGGTTGAACATATCCTGTTTTATCACACAATAACAACTGGGCAGAGCGGCATGTCACCGGGAGACGCACAATATCTGCACCACTTCAGAATCCGGCTCATaagaaaagccaaaaaatacaaaaatatctttaaaaatctgctttaaccatttaaaaaaagcttgttgTTACTTTGAAacagtagtttttaaaatacttgGTATTCATGTGGTACACAAGTACTTTGTACATACCCGGCATGTACCAGATATGTTTAATGCTAGTATTAGGTCCATACTGCTTCAGTACCAGGTACATTTCCTGTGGTTATCAGGCGTGTACCCCATAAATAACAACAGATGTATTCCTGCTAATTACTGGGCTGTTTTATGACTCAACTTCCAATCTAAATCTGGatcaaaaactaattaaactaaCTTATTTGTTACTTCTATTATGCATCAATGAGAATTCTCAAACACTTCAACTCAAAGGTTAGCTTCCATGaaattatatataataatttatataatAATACTCTTACTGTCCCAGCTGAGTCATTA includes the following:
- the bco1 gene encoding beta,beta-carotene 15,15'-dioxygenase — protein: MPPTKRRALKAGICTDCCIPSAPSANMSTDLSKNAKERLEPCKAEVKGSIPSWLQGTLLRNGPGIFSVGETSYEHWFDGMSILTSFTVKDGEVTHRSRFLRSDTYIANMAANRIVVSEMGTMAYPDPSKNFIFKAITFLNHTVPDFTDNGASNIIKYGKDYYATSETNYIRKIDPVTLETQDKVDYLKFLPVNLATSHPHYDTEGNAYNFGTSIAEKGKTKYTLFKVPAVSETEKGKKVPALKKAQVVCTVPCRSLLSPSYYHSFGMTDNYIIFIEQPFKLDILKMATAYMRGVNWASCMKYFPNENTLIHLIDKNTGKEVEMKYYTGAMVVYHHVNAFEDDGHVVFDVIAYNDISLYEMFYLSKLKEAAGSQSEGYSKPSYRRFVLPIHSDKSVAVGENMVKLKYTGASAVKEKEGKLTCQAEVLCEGFELPRINYDFNGKKHQFVYGNIVEESALTTQIAKFDTETKTMVYWDEKNCCPSEPVFVPRPNAESEDDGVVLVSVINSNPGQSGFLLILDGCTFKEVARAYVNTELYKDVHGLFIPLGSN